GGGTCAAATCAAGCTCGGCCTCGCGGAAAATCGCGGGCAGGTGCAGAACCGTGTTGGTGGAACAGCCCAGCGCCATGTCCACGGTCACGCCGTTGGCCACGCTTTTTTCGGTCACGATGTCGCGCGGGCGGATGTTCTTCTCGACCAGGCTCATGACCTGCATGCCCGCGTCCTTGGCCAGGCGGATGCGCGCGCTGGTCGGAGCCGGGATGGTGCCGTTGCCGGGCAAGGACAGCCCCAATGCCTCGGACAGACAGTTCATGGAGTTAGCCGTGAACATGCCGGCGCAGGATCCGCAGCCGGGACAGGCGCATTCTTCCATGCGCTCAAGCTCCGCTTCGGTCATGCTCCCGATCTTGACCTTGCCCACGCCCTCGAAGACCGTGATCAGATCGATTGTCTGCCCCTCGAACTTGCCCGGCAGCATGGGCCCGCCGCTGATCATGATGGAGGGGATGTTGAGGCGCAGCATGGCCATGAGCATGCCGGGCACGATCTTGTCGCAGTTGGGAATGAAAACCAGCCCGTCAAACGGCACGGCCGTGGCCGAAATTTCAATGGAGTCGGCGATGAGTTCGCGGCTGGGCAGGCTCATCTTCATGCCTTCATGGTTCATGGCCAGCCCGTCGCACACGCCGATGGTCGGAAACTCCATGGGAGTGCCTCCGGCCATGCGCACGCCGTCCTTGACGGCCTGAGCGATGATATCAAGATGCATGTGTCCCGGCACGATCTCATTGGCCGAATTGACCACGCCGATAAGCGGACGTTTCATTTCTTCCCGGGTCATGCCCAGAGCGAAAAGCAGGGAGCGGTGCGGGGCCTTTTCCAAACCTTTGATCATTTTATCGCTACGATTCATGAGGGATCCTCGACTAGTTTAATTACGAAAAGCGACAAGGGAGCTCAAAACTCCAACGGCCGCCAAAATTGCAAGAATGGCCAGACTGTGTATCTGCGGCAGAAAGGATATGGTGATCCACAGGGGAGGAACATTGAACATGTCTTCGATGCCGTGATGCAAAAGCCTGAGCAGACCAAGGGCCAGTCCTGCGCCCAAGAGTCCCTGGAAGGCTCCGCCCACGAGCAATGGAAACTGTATGTACGCACGGCTTGCGCCCACAAAGCGCAGGATTTCAAGTTCATCGCGCCGAGCCAAGAGGGCAAGCTTGATGGTGTTGCCGACCACAAGACCCACTACGACAAGCAAAAAAATCGTCACCGGCCAGAAGGCCATCTTGGTCAATCCGACCCAGGAGGTCAACAGGTCGACCTGCAGGGGATTGAAGGTCACCTTCTCGACCTTGGACAAACCTTCAAGACGCTTGACCATGCCCGTGGCCCATTTCTTCCCGTTCTCCTGGGGCAGCTCGCACTCGACCAGCGCCGTCGGCGGCAGGGGGCTTCGGCCTTTCATCCATTCCAGATCCACGTTCTTCTGAAATGATTCCTCCAGTACGCCAAGGGCCTGATCAGGAGTAAACGTGCGCACGTTGACCACTCCTTCCATGGAGGCCAGGCCGGACCAGATCTCTTTTAATTCCTCGGGACCGGCATCGCTCTTCCAGTAGACCTGGAACTGGACATTGCCCTGGCGGCTTCCGATCTGCAGATCGAGATTATGCACGAGCATGAGAAATGCCCCGCCCAGAAAGGAAACCAGGGTGATAGCCGCGATGGTCATGCACAAAGACCACGGAGCCCGAAACAAGTCCCGCACGCCTTGTCCGATGAGCTGAAAAAATACGTTCATGGCCGACCTCCGGCGGGGGCGCAGCCTTCGCGCATGGTCCCGTCCTCCAGAGTCACGATCCGCGCATCGGCCATGCGTTCCATAATTTCACGGTTATGGGTCGCTATCATAATCGAAGTTCCAAACTTATGAAATTGTTGAAATATATCCATCATGCGCATGGACAGTTCATGGTCGAGATTGCCCGTTGGCTCATCAGCCAGCAGCAGTTTCGGTTTGACGACCACGGCCCTGGCCACGGCCACCCGCTGCTGTTCGCCGCCGGACAATTCTTCGCAGGGCGCTCCGGTCTTGTGATCGAGATGCAGGCTTCTCAGCACCGCCCGAACCCGTTTCTCGATGATGTGCTGTCCGATTCCGCGCACCTTCAATGGCAAGGCGACATTGGCGAAAACGGTCTGGTTGGTCAGGATCTTGAAATCCTGAAAGACCACGCTTACGTCGCGGCGCAACAGATGTTTGCGGCTTTCGGGCAGGGTGTTCAGATCATAGCCGGCCACATCGGCCTTTCCGCGTTGAACGGGAAGCGCACCGTGCAGGATGCGCATGAAGGTGGTTTTCCCGGCCCCGGATGGCCCGCACAGAAATACGAACTCGCCGGGCTTCATGCAAAAATTAATGTCTTTTAATGCCAGCTGCCTGCCAAAAGAGTAGGAAAGCTTGGAAATGCTGATCATATTTGGTCCCCGGATTTCTCGGCTTCGTCGTTTTTGTGCTCGTGAACGCTGATCTGTTTGAGGAGCGCCTTGGCTTTTTCGAACTCGGGATCATTGCCCAGGGCGTGGGCCAGAAGCGACTTGGCCCGAGCGTATTGTTTTCTGTTCACATAAGCCACGGCGGCGTTGAACAGAATTTTGGGATTATCGGGTTCCTTGGCCAGGGCCGCGCGGTAGATTTCGACAGCCCGGGCCAGCTCGCCCTTGCGCCGATAGGCCACGGCCATGTTGTTCAAGGTGTCGCAAGTCAGGGATGAGAAAATGTACGAGCCGAAATCGCGCTGCACCTCATCGACCATGTCCAGATCCACATAGGCGTTCCAGATATCCTGCTTGATCTGATCGTTCTTGCGGTCAATGTTGAGCGCGGTCATGAAATTTTTTCTGGCCGCATGCAGATCTTCCTTGTGAAGATTGATGGAGCCCCGCAGGATGTAGTATTCGGTATTGTTCGGACTGATGGAAACGGCTTTGTCCGCAGCGGCCAATGCCTGGTCCCACATTCCCTGCCAGGACTGGATCTTGGCCATGGCCTCCCAGCCTCGGGCGAAGAGCGGGTTTGAGGCCAGAATATCGCACAGCATCGCCTCGGCCTTTGGAAAATCCGAAAATTCCATCAGCACCCGCACATGCGCAAGCCGTATCCGCTGCGCCTGGGCAGGGTAGAGGAGTTCGAAACGACGCAGCAGATCAAGGGCCTTGGCCTGTTCCTTTGCCGCGCACAAATTATGGATCTCGACTTTAAGCAGTTCAAAATCCTGTTCAAAGCCGCCATTAAAAACCATGTTCAAGGACTCGGCCAAAGCCTTGATGGTCACAGGCTTGACCAGATACGCCGAAGCGCCTCCATCCGAAGCCAGGGCCACATCCTCCACCTCGGATTTGGAAGTCAGGAAAATAAAGGGAATATAGGGCGATTCCGGTCTGGAACGCACAGCCCGCAACAAGCCAAGGCCGTTCATCTTCGGCATGTTCCAGTCGGAAATGATCAGGCCGGGGGTGCTGTTCCTGATTTTTTCCAGAGCCTCCTCGCCATTTTCCGCTTCCAGAAAATGGGTAAAACCCAAGGCTCGCAGCAGGTTCAAAACCGTCTCCCGGGCAGACAGGATATCTTCAACCACCATGACGGTGATATTTTTGTCCATCTCAATTTTTCCCGGGAATGAAAAGAATGACGCAAAATCTGCTGCCGTGCGGGATGACGTCCTCCACCCAGATCTTGCCTTGAAACATGTTCACGATCTTGCGACAGATGAAAAGCCCGATTCCGGTCCCTTTTATTCCGCTTTCAACTGATTTTTCCGTGCGTACGAACTTGTCGAAAATGGATTCCTTGTAGCGGTCTTCAATCCCCTCGCCATTGTCCTCGACCCAGAATTTAAGCACCGTATGCGTGGGGTCCGCGGTCCTGCGCGATTCCCAAGCGCCCATTCCGATCCTGATCCGACCGTTGTTCGGCGTGTATTTGATGGCGTTTGAAATCAGGTTCTGGACCAGATGCTCAAGAAGCATGGGGTCGCCCAGAACATGAACGTCGAGTTCGCACTGATTTTCAATGCTCATGTTCTTTTCACGGGCCAAGGGCATAAGCGCTTCGACCTGCCCGCGCACCAGGGGCAAAAAAGAAACCGGACGCAGGATGACTCCCCGCTCCTGACATTCGTCGACCCGCGCGATGTGCAGGAACTCGTCGATCATTTCCAGAAGCTTGGTCGCGCCTTTAAAGGCTGTTTCAATGATCGGCTGCTGGGATTCACTGGGTCCAAGATACGACAACAGATCCATGTTGGAGATGACGGCCGAAAGGGGGCTCTTGAAATCGTGGACCACCATCTGCACCAGTTCGGAGCGCTCGGTGGAGGCGATGATCAGCTCTTTCTGCTTGATTTCGAGTTCCTGTGCCAATTCCTGATAGCGCTCTTTTTCCGTCTCAAGCCTCTCGAACATTCCCAGGCTCTCGATCAGGGGAGTGATCCACCCTGCGTATTCGAGAAGGGCGGACAGATCGGACTCCGTGAAGGGGCCGCCGCCTTCCTTGTCGGAGACATTGATCACCCCGATGACCCGCTCCTGATCGGAAAGCAGGGGCACGGAAATGAGCGATGTGGTCTTGTAACCTCCGTTGCGGCAGCAAAAGCGACTGTCGCTTTCGATATCCTTGATCAAAAGCGGGGCTTTGTGCGTGCAGACATATCCGGAGATGCTTTCTGGAGAAAGGGGCTGAGTCAGCCCCACTATCTCCTGTCTGCTGGCAGCCACGACTTTGAGTTCCTGCTTGTCCTCGTCGAACAACATGACCGAGGCGTTGCGACTTTTGATCCTGGTCTGGATAAGCATGCCGCCGCAATGCAATTTTTCGGCTGCGCTCATGGCTCTGCTGGCCAGGATGGCCATCATGCTCCGCAGAAACTGCTCTATCCCGTTAGACTGCTCCATGATCCGATCCTTGTTTTCATCCACACTTGGTGAAGCCGCAGGACGGACAGACAAAGCACCCTTCCTGAAAGACCAGTTCCGTCATGCATTCGGGGCATTCGGTCTTGGACAGGGATTTGTAGGAGCTACTCGGAGTGGTGCCTTGCAAATACTTGTTTTCGAGCACCCAGGATACCGCATCGGGAATGGAGAGAAGCATGCCCTTTTTCTGAAAAACCGGATGCTCTCCTCCGATCCCTTTGAGCTGCTTGACTATTTCGCGCACATGCACGCCGGAGCGAAGCGCCAGGGAAACCAGCCGGCCAATGGCTTCGGCCTTGGCCGTGATGGATCTGCCCGATCGGCCGATGGTGGTGAAAACCTCGAAGGGCTTGCCGTTGACCTCGTTGACCGTCAGATACAGGTCGCCAAGGCCCGTACGGACCTTCTGCGTGAATCCGTAGACGATGTCGGGCCGGTCCATGGGACGACATTCGTCATTGTTCGTCTCATCCTTCTTGCCTTCTCCGGTGCATAGGACCTGTACGCTCTTGCAGCCGTCGCGGTAAACCGTGACGCCTTTGCAGCCTTCTTCGTAGGCCATCCAGTAGATCTTGTAGATGTCTTCCTGGGTGGCGGAATTGGGCAGGTTGACCGTTTTGGAGACAGCATTGTCGGTGTGTTTCTGAAAGGCCGCCTGCATCTTCAGATGCCACTGCGGCTCGATATCCATGGAGGTCACATAGACGTTCCTGAGCTCCTCGGGGAGGAAATCCATGTTTTTGACCGAGCCCTTTTCAATCACCTCGGCCATGAGCTTTTCGGAATAACATCCCTGGTCGTGCAGGGCTTTGACAAAAAAACTGTTGGCCTCGGTCAGCTTTTCGCCATCCATGACCTGGCGCACGAAGCACAGGGCAAAAAGAGGCTCCACTCCAGAGGAACATCCGGCGATGATGGACAGGGTGCCTGTGGGGGCAATGGTCGTGGTCGTGGCATGGCGGTAGGGCCCCAGATTCTGTTCCTTGTAGATGGAGGTTTCGTAGGATGGAAAGTGCCCACGCTCCCTGGCCAGTTCCTTGGAAGCAGATCTGGATTCCTTTTGGATGAAATCCATCATCTGCTCGGCGAGCACGATGGCCCGACGACTGTCATAGGGCAAGTCCAGCTGGTACAGAAGATCGGCCCAGCCCATTACTCCAAGCCCGATTTTCCTGTTTTTGCGCACAGTCTCCGTGATGCGCTCCAGCGGGTATTCCGAAGCGTCGATGACGTTGTCCAGAAAGCGAACGCTTAAATGCACCACTTCGCGCAGTCTGTCCCAGTCAATTTCAACGCCCCCGTCCTTTTCGCGCACGAAACGGGCCAGATTGATGGAGCCGAGGTTGCAGGCCTCGTAAGGCAACAGGGGCTGTTCACCGCAAGGGTTGGTACTCTCGATCTCGCCCTGGTCCGGATTGGGGTTGTCGCGGTTGATACGGTCAATGAAGATGATCCCCGGGTCTCCGCTCTCCCAGGCCTTGCGCACCAGAAGCTCGAAGACTTCGCGGGCTTTCAGCTTTTCAATGACTTCCTGCGATTGGGGGGCGATGAGGGGATATTCCTCATCATTCTCCACGGCCTGCATGAATTTTTCGGTCAGGGCTACGGACAGGTTGAAATTATTGAGGTCCCCCTCGCGTTCCTTGGCCCGGATGAATTCCAGGATATCGGGATGGTCGACGCGCAGGATGCCCATGTTGGCTCCGCGCCTGGTTCCGCCCTGTTTTACCTGCTCGGTGGCCGTGTTGAAAATCTTGAGAAAGGAGATGGGGCCTGAAGCAACGCCGCCGGTGGAACCGACCCGGCTGTCCTTGGGACGCAGACGGGTGAAGGAAAAACCCGTGCCGCCGCCGGACTTGTGGATCAGCGCCGCGTTCTTCACCGCATCGAAGATTTCGTCCATGGAGTCGCCGACAGGCAATACGAAGCAGGCCGCCAGCTGTCCCAGTTCCGTGCCGGCGTTCATGAGGGTCGGGGAATTGGGCAGAAAATCGTACTTCGTCATCAAGGAGTAAAATGTGCGGGCCAGATCCCTGGGTTTAAAAGGCGACGAAGGGTAGTTCTTTTCCATGGATGCTATGCTTGCCGCCACTCTCCAGAACATTTCCTTCGCTGTCTCAATGGGCGTTCCGTCCAATCCTTTGCGCTGGTAACGCTTTTTGAGCACCAGCTCGGCGTTGGAATTGAGATTCACGTCGGGCAGATCAGCCGGCATTTTCATAACGTCCATGGATACCTCACTTTCCTTGAAATAATTGTGTACCTATTGAAAATAATTGATTCTTCTTGATCGGTTTTTCTCTGTACTGGAGAAGGCTTCAGACTTCAATCGTGAGAAAACGCGGGCAATATCAAGGCTCGTCTTTGTCTCTCTAAATAAAGAAAAGATTTAGTTATTGAAATTATTAGTGGGCGCATTATGTGCGCTTTGAGGTTAACATATCAAAATATTGATAAATTTTTAGTTTGAAAGTTTTGATGTAAATTGTTTTTGAGGTTGTTTGATTTATGCTCGCTTAGAAACAAGGAACATGGGGACATATTTGGAACATAGTTTTCACCATGTGTTCGTTTTTCGTTTAACATGTTGGTTTATTTATGTTTAAAATGACTCTTCGGCGATTTCATGCAGATATTTTCCGTACTCGTTTTTTTTGAATTTTGCGGCCAGGAGTTTAAGCTGCTCGGCGTCGATGAAGCCTTTTGAAAAAGCGATCTCTTCGATGCAGGCGATCTTGAAGCCCTGCCTGTCCTGGATGGCTTGCACAAAGCTGCCGGCCTGCTGCAGGGATTCGTGGGTTCCGGCGTCCAGCCAGGCATATCCGCGGCCGAGCAGTTCAACCTTGAGGCTGCCTCGGCGCAGGTATTCGCGATTGACATCGGTGATCTCAAGCTCTCCGCGCGGGGAAGGCCGCAGGTTTTTCGCGATGTCGACAACAGCGTTGTCGTAGAAATAAATACCCGGAATAACGTACTTTGATTTTGGTTTGAGCGGCTTTTCTTCGATGCTGACAACCTGGCCAGAAGAGTCGAACTCAACGACTCCGTAGCGTTGTGGGTCCTTGACCGGATAGCCGAAGACGATGCCGCCCTTATCAAGTTTGGCGCAGTCTTTGAGGACCTTGGACAGGCCTTCGCCGTAGATGATGTTGTCGCCCAGGACAAGGCAGACGCTGTCCTGACCGATGAAGTCCGCGCCCAGGATGAAGGCCTGGGCCAGACCGTCGGGCGAAGGCTGCGCTATGTAGGAAAAATTGAGGCCAAGGTGGCTGCCGTCTCCGAGCACATCCTTGAAGCGCGGCAGGTCCTGAGGCGTCGAGATGATGAGGATGTCTTTTATACCCGCCAGCATGAGAATGGAGAGGGGATAGTAGATCAGGGGCTTGTCATAAACGGGGAGAAGTTGCTTGCTGGTGCCAAGGGTCAAGGGATAGAGCCGCGTGCCCGATCCTCCGGCCAGAATGATTCCTTTCATGGGATTGATCCTTTTGATGCTGTTTCACGACAAGGAAAACACTACTCCAGACCCACCTCACGGACAAGTGCCGGCTGATTGCGATAATGACAACAGCGCCGGGGTTTGGTAGGCAAAACAGGTCAATACAAAATAAATTGAAGCACAAGGGGCCTGCATGCGAGTAACCTGGAAGGATGCATACACCGCCACAGCAGTGATTATTGGTCAGGGCCGGGATCATCCGCTCATCCACGGCTGGTTCGATGGCGATATGGATCTACGCGTAGGGGATGTGATCGAGGATCCCTACTGCTGCGTGCAGCTTGAAAACAGGATTCGTCTCTGCCTGGAGGACGGGCTTTTCATCCCTGCCTGGGTTGCCAGAAAGGAAAATGGCGTGTTCGTGCCGGGTGAATTTTCATGCGCGCGGGCTCGGCGGGGCTTTTCCCTGGCCTGGATCACCTTGAGCGACAAGGGGTCGCGGGGCGAGCGCGTCGATGCCAGCGGCCCGGCCATTCGCGATGCGGTCATGGAGGCCATGGACATCAGCCTGGCCCGGGGAATGATCATTCCGGACGAGCCGGAAATTCTCAAGGCAGCTCTTGTGGATTGCTGCCTGTTTCAGGGCTTCGATCTTGTCTTCACCACCGGCGGGACCGGAGTCGGGCCCCGCGACATCACCCCGGAAGTGACCCTGCCTCTTCTGGACAAGAGTCTACCGGGGTTTGAGCGGGCCATGACTCAGGCCTCCTTGGCCAAGACGCCGCACGCCATGATTTCCCGCGCCGTGGCTGGAGTCATGGGTCTCTCCCTGGTGGTCAATCTGCCCGGAAGCCCCAAGGCCGTGCGCGAAAATCTGCACGCCATCCTGCCCGCGCTCAAGCATGCGGTTGAAAAACTGCAGGGAGATCCTAGGGATTGTGGACAATAACCCTGAACTGAAACCCTCCGACGAATTCAAAAATTTCTATATCAAATTCTCCGTGATCCGTCTCGGGATCATGGTTTTTCTTTTGCTTTTGGCCATAGCCGAGATCGTCAATATTTCAGACAGAGGCATGAGGCTGGAAGTAAATCGTGATTTGCAGTATATTTTATTTTTTGTCAGCGGTTTTTCATTAAGTATTATATATCTCCTTGCTGCAAAGCGTTTTATTGGTTCTTTTCTGCTATTCAGGCTTCAGCTTTTTGCTGATATTTTTTTAACGACGTGGTGGGTTGTTTTAACGGGTGGATCATTCAGTGCATTTGCTTTTCTTTATATACTCTGCCTGTTTTTTTATGGTCGAATAATTGGATTTAAAACGATAATAATTTCTTCTTTTCTTGTCTGGATTCTTCTTTTCATCATATCATGTTTTCAATTCTACTATCCGCAATATTGGGCTCAGGCCCATATCCGCGGTTCCGATCTGGCCTATAACTATAGTTTGCTGACTTTGGCGCTTATTTTGGTCAGCTCTTTGGTCAAATTGAGTCGTACGGCGGAGAACCGGCTTCTGTTCCGGCTCATCGAACAGGAAGAAGCTCTGCGCAAAGCCGAGGAGATAAAATACCGCGTTTTTGACTGGATCGATGCG
This DNA window, taken from Desulfomicrobium sp. ZS1, encodes the following:
- the rfbA gene encoding glucose-1-phosphate thymidylyltransferase RfbA — translated: MKGIILAGGSGTRLYPLTLGTSKQLLPVYDKPLIYYPLSILMLAGIKDILIISTPQDLPRFKDVLGDGSHLGLNFSYIAQPSPDGLAQAFILGADFIGQDSVCLVLGDNIIYGEGLSKVLKDCAKLDKGGIVFGYPVKDPQRYGVVEFDSSGQVVSIEEKPLKPKSKYVIPGIYFYDNAVVDIAKNLRPSPRGELEITDVNREYLRRGSLKVELLGRGYAWLDAGTHESLQQAGSFVQAIQDRQGFKIACIEEIAFSKGFIDAEQLKLLAAKFKKNEYGKYLHEIAEESF
- a CDS encoding ABC transporter permease, coding for MNVFFQLIGQGVRDLFRAPWSLCMTIAAITLVSFLGGAFLMLVHNLDLQIGSRQGNVQFQVYWKSDAGPEELKEIWSGLASMEGVVNVRTFTPDQALGVLEESFQKNVDLEWMKGRSPLPPTALVECELPQENGKKWATGMVKRLEGLSKVEKVTFNPLQVDLLTSWVGLTKMAFWPVTIFLLVVVGLVVGNTIKLALLARRDELEILRFVGASRAYIQFPLLVGGAFQGLLGAGLALGLLRLLHHGIEDMFNVPPLWITISFLPQIHSLAILAILAAVGVLSSLVAFRN
- a CDS encoding cell division ATP-binding protein FtsE → MISISKLSYSFGRQLALKDINFCMKPGEFVFLCGPSGAGKTTFMRILHGALPVQRGKADVAGYDLNTLPESRKHLLRRDVSVVFQDFKILTNQTVFANVALPLKVRGIGQHIIEKRVRAVLRSLHLDHKTGAPCEELSGGEQQRVAVARAVVVKPKLLLADEPTGNLDHELSMRMMDIFQQFHKFGTSIMIATHNREIMERMADARIVTLEDGTMREGCAPAGGRP
- a CDS encoding vitamin B12-dependent ribonucleotide reductase, with the protein product MDVMKMPADLPDVNLNSNAELVLKKRYQRKGLDGTPIETAKEMFWRVAASIASMEKNYPSSPFKPRDLARTFYSLMTKYDFLPNSPTLMNAGTELGQLAACFVLPVGDSMDEIFDAVKNAALIHKSGGGTGFSFTRLRPKDSRVGSTGGVASGPISFLKIFNTATEQVKQGGTRRGANMGILRVDHPDILEFIRAKEREGDLNNFNLSVALTEKFMQAVENDEEYPLIAPQSQEVIEKLKAREVFELLVRKAWESGDPGIIFIDRINRDNPNPDQGEIESTNPCGEQPLLPYEACNLGSINLARFVREKDGGVEIDWDRLREVVHLSVRFLDNVIDASEYPLERITETVRKNRKIGLGVMGWADLLYQLDLPYDSRRAIVLAEQMMDFIQKESRSASKELARERGHFPSYETSIYKEQNLGPYRHATTTTIAPTGTLSIIAGCSSGVEPLFALCFVRQVMDGEKLTEANSFFVKALHDQGCYSEKLMAEVIEKGSVKNMDFLPEELRNVYVTSMDIEPQWHLKMQAAFQKHTDNAVSKTVNLPNSATQEDIYKIYWMAYEEGCKGVTVYRDGCKSVQVLCTGEGKKDETNNDECRPMDRPDIVYGFTQKVRTGLGDLYLTVNEVNGKPFEVFTTIGRSGRSITAKAEAIGRLVSLALRSGVHVREIVKQLKGIGGEHPVFQKKGMLLSIPDAVSWVLENKYLQGTTPSSSYKSLSKTECPECMTELVFQEGCFVCPSCGFTKCG
- a CDS encoding response regulator — translated: MDKNITVMVVEDILSARETVLNLLRALGFTHFLEAENGEEALEKIRNSTPGLIISDWNMPKMNGLGLLRAVRSRPESPYIPFIFLTSKSEVEDVALASDGGASAYLVKPVTIKALAESLNMVFNGGFEQDFELLKVEIHNLCAAKEQAKALDLLRRFELLYPAQAQRIRLAHVRVLMEFSDFPKAEAMLCDILASNPLFARGWEAMAKIQSWQGMWDQALAAADKAVSISPNNTEYYILRGSINLHKEDLHAARKNFMTALNIDRKNDQIKQDIWNAYVDLDMVDEVQRDFGSYIFSSLTCDTLNNMAVAYRRKGELARAVEIYRAALAKEPDNPKILFNAAVAYVNRKQYARAKSLLAHALGNDPEFEKAKALLKQISVHEHKNDEAEKSGDQI
- a CDS encoding GAF domain-containing sensor histidine kinase; the encoded protein is MEQSNGIEQFLRSMMAILASRAMSAAEKLHCGGMLIQTRIKSRNASVMLFDEDKQELKVVAASRQEIVGLTQPLSPESISGYVCTHKAPLLIKDIESDSRFCCRNGGYKTTSLISVPLLSDQERVIGVINVSDKEGGGPFTESDLSALLEYAGWITPLIESLGMFERLETEKERYQELAQELEIKQKELIIASTERSELVQMVVHDFKSPLSAVISNMDLLSYLGPSESQQPIIETAFKGATKLLEMIDEFLHIARVDECQERGVILRPVSFLPLVRGQVEALMPLAREKNMSIENQCELDVHVLGDPMLLEHLVQNLISNAIKYTPNNGRIRIGMGAWESRRTADPTHTVLKFWVEDNGEGIEDRYKESIFDKFVRTEKSVESGIKGTGIGLFICRKIVNMFQGKIWVEDVIPHGSRFCVILFIPGKN
- the ilvD gene encoding dihydroxy-acid dehydratase; amino-acid sequence: MNRSDKMIKGLEKAPHRSLLFALGMTREEMKRPLIGVVNSANEIVPGHMHLDIIAQAVKDGVRMAGGTPMEFPTIGVCDGLAMNHEGMKMSLPSRELIADSIEISATAVPFDGLVFIPNCDKIVPGMLMAMLRLNIPSIMISGGPMLPGKFEGQTIDLITVFEGVGKVKIGSMTEAELERMEECACPGCGSCAGMFTANSMNCLSEALGLSLPGNGTIPAPTSARIRLAKDAGMQVMSLVEKNIRPRDIVTEKSVANGVTVDMALGCSTNTVLHLPAIFREAELDLTLDIFDEISRKTPNLCRLSPAGPHHIADLHEAGGIPAVMNELAASGRIDLEVMTVTGRTLGQNLAALQPRILRPEVIHTVAEPYSKEGGIAILKGNLALDGAVVKQSAVAPEMMQRTGTARVFESEEEAVTAIMGKKIKSGDVVVIRNEGPVGGPGMREMLTPTSAISGLGLGGEVALLTDGRFSGGTRGAAIGHISPEAAEGGIIGLVQEGDLIKIDIPGRSLELLVDEAELENRRRNWKPYPKEISSSILRRYSRMASSAAKGAVTKI
- a CDS encoding molybdenum cofactor biosynthesis protein B, whose protein sequence is MRVTWKDAYTATAVIIGQGRDHPLIHGWFDGDMDLRVGDVIEDPYCCVQLENRIRLCLEDGLFIPAWVARKENGVFVPGEFSCARARRGFSLAWITLSDKGSRGERVDASGPAIRDAVMEAMDISLARGMIIPDEPEILKAALVDCCLFQGFDLVFTTGGTGVGPRDITPEVTLPLLDKSLPGFERAMTQASLAKTPHAMISRAVAGVMGLSLVVNLPGSPKAVRENLHAILPALKHAVEKLQGDPRDCGQ